In Desulforegula conservatrix Mb1Pa, the following are encoded in one genomic region:
- a CDS encoding ABC transporter substrate-binding protein, with product MNGRIVSVPANPSRIIGLSASIVEIVYDLGKGNLLVGAVSYSDFPEEAKRLPRVGSYSKPDLEKIISLKPDLCIAMKDGNPEESVKRMDSLGIPVFAVDTASLSGIYQGISAIGDLLDRKMEAEGLIVAMRSKISAVEKRVSSFKERPGVVFEVNEEPLILAGKNTFIDEMIKTAGGVNLVSQGVDYPRLTKEKAVSMMPEIIIISGMTEETRKKTWWSEFKDIPAVKNRKIHRVSPDIFLRPTPRIADCIQKLSWIIHPDNNQPE from the coding sequence ATGAACGGAAGAATAGTTTCTGTTCCCGCAAATCCCTCAAGAATCATCGGACTTTCGGCAAGTATTGTGGAAATAGTCTATGATCTTGGAAAAGGGAACCTGCTTGTCGGGGCTGTCTCATACAGTGATTTTCCTGAAGAAGCTAAAAGGCTGCCAAGGGTTGGATCATACAGCAAGCCGGATCTTGAGAAGATTATCTCCCTTAAACCTGATCTTTGTATTGCCATGAAAGACGGTAATCCTGAGGAATCCGTAAAAAGAATGGATTCACTTGGTATTCCTGTATTTGCCGTGGACACCGCCAGCCTGTCCGGGATTTATCAGGGCATTTCTGCCATTGGTGACCTTCTTGACAGAAAAATGGAGGCTGAGGGTCTGATTGTTGCAATGAGGAGCAAGATAAGTGCCGTAGAGAAAAGGGTTTCCTCATTCAAAGAAAGGCCTGGTGTTGTTTTTGAAGTAAATGAGGAGCCTCTTATTCTGGCGGGTAAAAACACGTTTATTGACGAGATGATCAAAACCGCAGGCGGAGTAAATCTTGTTAGTCAGGGCGTCGATTACCCGAGACTCACAAAGGAAAAAGCGGTTTCCATGATGCCTGAAATAATAATAATAAGCGGAATGACAGAGGAAACCAGAAAGAAAACATGGTGGTCGGAATTCAAGGATATTCCTGCTGTTAAAAATCGAAAAATACACAGAGTGTCTCCGGATATTTTCTTAAGACCCACACCAAGGATCGCGGACTGCATCCAGAAACTGTCATGGATAATCCATCCCGATAATAATCAGCCGGAATAA
- a CDS encoding ATP-binding protein, translated as MKHIHKPLIFMAGNHSAKDENDPSEILQSKFNVMFAADEKEIQGLTGLAGIPELIVLDSSVDQHAACSLCRKIKEENYTCRVPVLFIKDSKESENEHVYFDDPCSCFITRPFQPSSLVSLIKRHIRDNKVYSSRSIDIKERILNEDMLDDDNISGFYDRYVACNYCNSRFNMDMLNLTRDIALLITLTGRILTVNDRAAKVFSVDPDYMIGKTIDDFVAPEVSDYMREQRGEISRTGKFMRFLHHFNGRVYDFCLYPMRCPDGVINIAGVFVRDVTNIKLLEDNIHSLTQAMIKAQESERQRISMDLHDNVAQELASLRIEIQNFLADNSEMPREMVQRISKWSKSIQNTIIEIRDISYDLKPPVIDQLGFVRALCHYADEFQHKYRVPVDFFSAGVEKLDLCFEIQINLYRLVQEALNNIIKHSRATQVVIRIVGSYPNLIMRIEDNGQGFDVKDRIKSAAREKRMGLCGMEERVRLLGGRFSIRSIPGEGTRISVTVPYIRDFENASLIQVI; from the coding sequence ATGAAGCATATCCATAAGCCCCTTATTTTTATGGCAGGGAATCACTCTGCAAAAGATGAAAACGATCCGTCCGAGATTCTTCAAAGCAAGTTCAATGTAATGTTCGCTGCTGATGAGAAAGAAATACAAGGATTAACGGGGCTTGCCGGAATACCTGAGCTCATAGTGCTTGATTCAAGCGTAGATCAGCATGCGGCCTGTTCTCTTTGCAGAAAAATCAAGGAAGAAAATTACACATGCCGGGTTCCTGTCCTTTTTATAAAAGACTCAAAAGAATCTGAGAATGAACACGTATATTTTGATGATCCTTGCTCGTGTTTCATAACCAGGCCTTTTCAGCCATCATCCCTTGTCTCTCTAATCAAGCGCCATATCAGGGATAATAAGGTCTATTCCAGCAGAAGCATAGATATCAAAGAAAGAATTCTTAATGAGGATATGCTTGACGACGATAATATTTCCGGCTTTTATGACAGATATGTTGCTTGTAATTACTGCAACTCCAGATTCAATATGGATATGCTCAATCTCACAAGGGACATAGCTCTCCTGATTACATTGACCGGTAGAATTCTTACGGTTAATGACAGGGCGGCAAAGGTTTTTTCGGTTGATCCTGATTATATGATTGGCAAGACCATAGACGATTTTGTGGCGCCCGAAGTATCAGACTACATGCGTGAGCAGAGGGGTGAAATATCAAGAACCGGAAAATTCATGCGGTTTTTGCATCATTTTAATGGACGGGTCTACGATTTCTGTCTTTATCCAATGAGATGTCCTGATGGTGTAATAAACATAGCCGGTGTTTTTGTGAGGGATGTGACAAATATCAAGCTTCTTGAGGATAATATCCACAGTCTGACCCAGGCAATGATCAAAGCCCAGGAATCAGAGCGACAGCGAATATCCATGGATCTTCACGACAATGTTGCCCAGGAACTTGCCAGCCTTAGAATCGAGATACAGAATTTCCTTGCGGATAATTCAGAGATGCCAAGGGAAATGGTTCAGAGGATATCCAAATGGTCCAAGTCCATCCAGAATACCATCATAGAAATAAGGGACATTTCCTATGATCTGAAACCACCGGTTATAGATCAGCTTGGATTTGTCCGTGCACTCTGCCATTATGCCGATGAGTTTCAGCACAAATACCGTGTTCCCGTGGATTTTTTCTCAGCCGGCGTTGAAAAGCTTGATCTTTGCTTCGAAATTCAGATAAACCTCTACAGACTCGTGCAGGAAGCCCTTAATAATATCATTAAACACTCAAGGGCTACCCAGGTGGTTATAAGGATTGTTGGTTCATATCCGAACCTTATAATGCGTATTGAAGATAATGGTCAGGGTTTTGACGTAAAAGACAGGATAAAAAGTGCGGCAAGGGAAAAAAGAATGGGATTATGCGGAATGGAAGAGAGGGTCAGGCTGCTTGGCGGACGATTCTCAATCCGGTCTATTCCTGGTGAAGGTACAAGGATTTCTGTCACAGTTCCTTACATACGTGACTTTGAGAACGCATCCCTCATTCAGGTTATTTAG